AATGCCAGTGCAAGCGGTGAGCGCTGGAGCCATCCTCTTCCGCGACACCCGCGGCCGAAGGGAGTACTTGCTCCTGAAGAGCCGACCGGGGGACTGGGAGTTCCCCAAAGGCGGGGTCGAAGGGAAAGAGGAACTCCAGCAGACTGCCATCCGTGAGGTCAAAGAGGAGGCGGGCATCGAAGAGTTCCGCCTCGTCGACGGCTTCCGCGAGGATTACGACTACGTGTTCGAGGCGAACGGCAAGACCATCCACAAGACGGTGCACCTGTTCATCGCCCGGTCGTTCGAGGCCAGCGCCGAACTGTCGACCGAGCACCGCGACCTTCAGTGGCGCGACTACGAACAGGCGCTCAACACCATCACGCAGGACGGGCCGCGCGACATCCTGAAGAAGGCCCACAAGTACCTCGACGACGTCGTCAGCGACGGCGACGGCGACGACGACGAGGAGGGCGAGCGCCAGTACCTCGCCTGAACGGGTCCCGCGCCGGCCGTCCGTCGCGTCGTCCGCATCCCCCCGAACGGGATGCCCGCCAGCGACCGCTTTACTCGCGGCCTCGGCGTCCGGACCCGAAATCCACTTGCTGACGCGGCGCCGACCGGCGGACGTGTACCCCGGAGACGCCGAGTTCGGGTTCGAGTTGCTCGTCTGTCGGTGGGCCGAGGAGGCGTGGCCGCCCGACGGTGGAGGGGAGGACGACTCCGCCGTCCTCGTCGCCCGGCAACTCGGCACCAAGCGGCGGCGCTGGGACACCGTCGTCGTCGAGTGCGACCCGGCCGGACTGGCCGCCCGCGCGCGCTTCGGCGACGGGGAACTCGACTCGGACCTCCTGCACGTCGTACTTCACGCCCCGGAGGAGTGGGCGTGGTACCGCGACGCCCTGCCGCACCCCGGCTACCCGTGGCGTTACGTCCGCGCCGCCGTCCACCGCGCGGCCGGGCGCGGCGTCGTCGAGAAGCGCCGGCGCGGCAACCGAATCGAGATTCGCCGCGTCGCGCCGTACCCCGACTGGGTGCGGCGCATCGTCGCGGTGGAGAACAAACCCGACCTCGACGCCTCGGCGGCGCGCGCCCTCTCGGACCAACTCTCCCGCGACGTCGACGACGCCCTCGCCGACGAGGTGTGGGTGGCGACGGGGGCCACCGGAAATCGGGTCGAACCCGCCCTCCTCGAAGACGTGCCCGTCGAAGTCGGCATCCTCGCGTTCTCGTTCGACGCCGACGCCCCCGGCGACGACTGGGCCGACGCCTCGGTCGAGTGGCACCCGAGCGACGTGACGCCGGCGGACGCGCAGACGGACGAGGAGCGACGGACGACCCGCCTCGAACTCGCCGAACGCGCCTACGGGTCCGGGTGGCGCTCCTACCACGACACGATGCGCCCCGACTGCCGGCACTTCGAACTCCGGCGGTTCGGCCGCGCCCTCGCGCCGCACTGCGCGGCGAAGGGCCGGTCGCAGACGGCCGCCGAGTGCGCCGGGTCCTGCCCCGAGTTCGAACCGGAACCCCCCGTCTGGCGCACCCGCGGGTGGCCCGTCGAGGGCGGGCCGGGCAAGGGAATCAAGCGCCTCCTCGACGACCGGCGCGCGCGTGTCAGGGCGCGCGAGGCCGCCGGGGAGGGAGAGTGAGAACTCAGTCGGTGACTTCCACGTCCACCTCGCCGCGTTCGACGGCGAGGCGGAACGTCGGAACCGTCCGGTAGACGACTTCGACGACGCCCTTCCGGCGGAGGCTCTGGAGGGCGCGGCGGACTTCGTCGACCTCCGGGTCGTCGTCCTCGCCGTACGCCTCGCGCACCTTGTTCAGCACGCTGACGACGCTCTCGGAGCGTTCGTCCGGGCCGGCCAGCACCTCGAACACGCGCGCTTCGAGGGCGGGAACGCGGATGACCGACGGCACTCCCTCCTCGGCGTCGCCGCCCTCGACGCCGGGTTCGACGTCCACCAGTTCCGCGGCCTCGGCCGTCGCGCGGATGAGGCTGTTGTCGTCGCGGTAGTAGTACTCCTTCAGTTCGCCCTCGAGGTACTGGTGCACCTCGCTGCCGGACTCCAACCCCCAGCGGTCTTGCAACTCCTTGTTCTTCGTCGGTTGGAGACGGACCACGTCCGCCAACCGCTCCTTCGCCTCATCAGAGAGGGTCATACCGGGGTGATTCTTCGGGGGCGTAATAGACCTGTTTCATGCCGGCCGTCGCGTTCGAGGACCGCACCCCCCGTTCGGGAGGCGACGCCCGCCGGGCGAACGTTTACCCTCCCGCCGCGCGTCGCCTCGCCCATGTCGTGGGACACCATCAGACTCGACTGGGACGGCGACGTGGCGACGCTCGTCGTCGACAGGCCCGACCGGATGAACGCCCTGAACGCCGACGCGTTGGACGCCATCGAGGAGGCCGTCGAGGAGGCGCGCGACGCGGAGGCGCGGTGTCTCGTCGTCACCGGCGAGGGCGAGGAGGCGTTCGTCGCCGGCGCCGACATCGGCCACATGAAGGACCTCGGAACGGTCGAAGCGCAGGCGTACGCCGAGCAGGGTCACCGCATCGCCGCCGCCGTCGAGTCGTTCCCGGCGCCGACCATCGCCGCGATAAACGGCTACGCCTTCGGCGGCGGGTGCGAACTCGCCCTCGCCTGCGACATGCGGGTCGCCTCCGAACGCGCCCTCCTCGGCCAGACGGAGATAGACCTCGGCATCATTCCCGGATGGGGCGGCACGCAGCGTCTCCCCGCCCTGGTCGGCGACGAGACGGCCCGGCGGATGATATTCTTCGGCGAACGCGTCGACGCGACGGACGCCTACCAGCGCGGACTCGTCGGCGAAGTCGTGGCACACGACGAACTCAGAGAACACGTCGCGGAGATGGCGGCCGAACTCGCCGAGAAACCGCGGTTCGCCCTCCGCGCCGCCAAGGAGGCGATGAACGCCGTCCACGAGGCGCCGCGCGCGACCGGTCTCGACCTGGAGGCGCGGGCGTGGAGCGGACTGTTCGGCACCCACGACCAGCGGGAGGGGATGGACGCCTTCCTCGACAAGCGCGACGCCGAGTTCGAGTGAGCGAACGGGCGGTCTGCGGTCTTTCGGACGCCGAGCGCCCGCCCGAGAAGGGTAGGGTTATTCGGCGCCGGGCGCGGCCGGTTCGGCGCCCGACGTCTCGTTGCGGACGTCGAGCCCCGACGCGTCGACGTCGAGGTCGTTGATGGACGATTCGAGCCGCGACAGCGACGCGGCGATTTCGGCGACGAGCCGCGACTGGTCCTCGTTCGCCTCTGCGGCCGCGTCGACCTCCGTGCGGACCCGCTTGGACCGCTCGGTCGCGGTGTCGACCATGCTCGCGACCTCTTCGGTCCGGACGGCCTGGTCGTCGGTCGCGCCGGCGATGTCCTCCATGCCGGTCGACGTGGCGCTCACGGCGTCGACGATGGCCTTCTGGTTGTCGACCATCTCGCGGACCGCGTCGGCGCTCCCGCGGACCTCGTCGGTGACAGACTCGATGCTCTGGACGGTCTCGCCGGCGTCCTCGCGGGTCTCTCGAATTATCTCTTCGATGCGCTCGGACTCGGTCTGCACCTCGTTGGCGAGCGATTTCACCTCGTTGGCGACGACGGCGAAGCCCTCGCCGGCCTCGCCCGCGCGGGCCGCCTCGATGTTCGCGTTCAGCGCGAGGATGTTCGTCTGGTCGGCGATGTCGTTGATGACTTCGACGATGTCGTCGATCTGAGCGACCTGCTCGGCGAGTTCGCGGGTCTGCTCGGCCGCCGCCTCGCCGCTGACGGCGACGTTCTCCATCCGCTCGACGGCGCGCTCGCCGGACTCGGTGCTCGCCGCGGCCAGTTCCTCGGCCTCCTCGGAGCGCTCGTTTATCTCGTCGGCGGAGGCGGCTATCTCCTCGACGGTCGCCGACAGCGAACCGACCTCTCCGGAGACCTCGTCCATGTTCTCGGCCTGTTCTTCGGCCAGCGCCGCCGCCTCGCGGACGGCGTCGCCGACGCGGTTCGAGGCGTCCGACGCCTCGCTCGCGGTCGCCTGTATCTCCTCC
This Halogeometricum sp. S3BR5-2 DNA region includes the following protein-coding sequences:
- a CDS encoding bis(5'-nucleosyl)-tetraphosphatase — translated: MPVQAVSAGAILFRDTRGRREYLLLKSRPGDWEFPKGGVEGKEELQQTAIREVKEEAGIEEFRLVDGFREDYDYVFEANGKTIHKTVHLFIARSFEASAELSTEHRDLQWRDYEQALNTITQDGPRDILKKAHKYLDDVVSDGDGDDDEEGERQYLA
- a CDS encoding DUF5787 family protein; protein product: MYPGDAEFGFELLVCRWAEEAWPPDGGGEDDSAVLVARQLGTKRRRWDTVVVECDPAGLAARARFGDGELDSDLLHVVLHAPEEWAWYRDALPHPGYPWRYVRAAVHRAAGRGVVEKRRRGNRIEIRRVAPYPDWVRRIVAVENKPDLDASAARALSDQLSRDVDDALADEVWVATGATGNRVEPALLEDVPVEVGILAFSFDADAPGDDWADASVEWHPSDVTPADAQTDEERRTTRLELAERAYGSGWRSYHDTMRPDCRHFELRRFGRALAPHCAAKGRSQTAAECAGSCPEFEPEPPVWRTRGWPVEGGPGKGIKRLLDDRRARVRAREAAGEGE
- a CDS encoding DUF5797 family protein encodes the protein MTLSDEAKERLADVVRLQPTKNKELQDRWGLESGSEVHQYLEGELKEYYYRDDNSLIRATAEAAELVDVEPGVEGGDAEEGVPSVIRVPALEARVFEVLAGPDERSESVVSVLNKVREAYGEDDDPEVDEVRRALQSLRRKGVVEVVYRTVPTFRLAVERGEVDVEVTD
- a CDS encoding enoyl-CoA hydratase/isomerase family protein, with the protein product MSWDTIRLDWDGDVATLVVDRPDRMNALNADALDAIEEAVEEARDAEARCLVVTGEGEEAFVAGADIGHMKDLGTVEAQAYAEQGHRIAAAVESFPAPTIAAINGYAFGGGCELALACDMRVASERALLGQTEIDLGIIPGWGGTQRLPALVGDETARRMIFFGERVDATDAYQRGLVGEVVAHDELREHVAEMAAELAEKPRFALRAAKEAMNAVHEAPRATGLDLEARAWSGLFGTHDQREGMDAFLDKRDAEFE
- a CDS encoding methyl-accepting chemotaxis protein, which produces MQGWLRRLRAGRNDSDDSEVRSDGGVAAGGSDGAAAARPPGGLTPETDAANETERLRYERDYWRGLFEQVVESHPESAFVVDDDDVIAYLNPAAEAAFQLEGADAVGANVYDAFPIPPEVETFAQTVAREGESRCEDEFRHVTTGDSDGWFRSTGVVLRNPEGEVVAGLEMASDVTELVEQNRAITGAQSQVSEEIQATASEASDASNRVGDAVREAAALAEEQAENMDEVSGEVGSLSATVEEIAASADEINERSEEAEELAAASTESGERAVERMENVAVSGEAAAEQTRELAEQVAQIDDIVEVINDIADQTNILALNANIEAARAGEAGEGFAVVANEVKSLANEVQTESERIEEIIRETREDAGETVQSIESVTDEVRGSADAVREMVDNQKAIVDAVSATSTGMEDIAGATDDQAVRTEEVASMVDTATERSKRVRTEVDAAAEANEDQSRLVAEIAASLSRLESSINDLDVDASGLDVRNETSGAEPAAPGAE